ttcacACAGTAGctcaacaatttaaataagcaaaGATATAAAATTTAAATTGTTGCGTTACACAGTCTCTTCGATTTTCCGGGCGTTACACAAAAAAATTGTTGCGTTActcaacaatttaaataagcagGCGGGAGAATTacaagagagaaataaaatggatttgaacaaaatatgagaaaagaaaagaggggacacgcgcgcggcatcgacgatcgcggccgggcaggcgcacgcggccgaccgcgacacaATGGTGATGCGACAGGATGGCGgggccggtggaaaaggaaaaggaacgGGCGGttccgcggaaaaagaggaagagactgcgcaaTGTCGGGATGacggaaaatcgggaggtgggcttcgggagctcgagcggcggaaaaggtctAAAAGAATTTTAAGCAAGTGATTAGTAatacaatttaaataagataaatacGCGGGCGTTACATCgtcggagtggtgaagagcaactctagtagAATCGAGGTTTGGAGAGGCTTATTTATtcaagccggctcaagatcaagtgTGGTTCTTGATAAAGGAACGGTTGAAGCTTTGAGTCCACCTCAACATGGATTAAGGGTGGCAGGTAAGTCATCGAGTGCCCGGTTACTTCTTTGCTCAATTTATTCTTACATTTTACTTTGAGCACTTTACCTTACTAGAGATTGAATTCCTACTTGTCACCCTATGTTGCAAAACCCCAATAGTGATAGGTTTTAGTAGGAATAGAAGCTCACTTGTGTTACTATTTAAATTTACTTAGTGTATGTGATTTTAGTTAATACTGCCTATTCGCCCCCCTCCAGTCAGTATGCTTGATCCTACACCTATGCACCTTATTGAGCGCTGCGACGAAGGGGTCGAAGCCCTGGTACTTCCTGCTGACCCTAACACTGGCGTGTGCCACGGGCGACGACGATGAGGTGGGCGACGTCACGGCTGAGGCGCCCGCTGAGTAGGCCGGCCGGCACCACGCCGCCCCCGCTTCCCGCCTTCGCCCGCCGCCATCTACCACTGCCTCGCCATGGAGCTCAAGCAGCTCCAATAGCGGTCGGTGGTGGTGCGCCAATTTCCAGCCGGGGACCAAGCGAAACTAGTGGGAAGGGGGCTGGGACGGTGATGGAGTAAGTAGGAAGGATGCTTGCTAGACGAATCGGGCGGGGAAGGCCGGTGGACGCCGGATTTGGCTCGGCGTTGTTCGAGcggaagaggaggaagggaggggatCAGAGTGAGGGAGGTGCTTGGGGTGGAATGAACTCAAAAGTTAAAGATGAATAAAATTGCGGGGTTTTTTAAATTTTTGCCACCGTAGCGCCACATGGCATGCCACGTCGTCGTTGGATGCTTGCGTGGCGTGTTTGGGATCTCGGATGGAACACTTAACATGGTTTAGGGATCCGGATGGATGATTTTATAGTTTAGGGATCTAGGTGAAACTGCGGACGAGTTTGGGGACTTGGGGTGCAATTTACTCATTTACTACTACTATTTGTATGTGTTTGATTATGAGGCAAAGTGGGACAAGGAGAGATCCATCCTATTTTTTAGATGTTTGGATGAGAGTCATATGGGATAGCTAGAGTCATCCCCTAATAAGAATATTCCACCGATATACAAGATGAGCTCATCCCTCCGCATCGAGGGGCTGGGCTCGTCCCACTTCAACGCCGTCATTTGCCGTCTCGCGCGCGTGAAGGACGAGCAGGAGCCAGCTGGAATTAATTAAGGCGGCGGTGGCAGCCAAGCTCAGGAAAGGCCGGCGCTGTCAAGGCCTGTGCAAGTGCCACAGCTAGCAGGGGCGAGCTCAAGCTCTACCTTGACCGCGACTGCCAGCCGAGGCGGGAGCGAGGGTGAGCTTGAGCTCCACCTCGGTCACGATGGCTAGCGGGGGTGAGCTCGAGCTCTGCCTTGGCCACGCTTCATGGCTAGACATGGAGCGGGAAGGAAAGGGAGGAGAAGATGACGGGGCATGGTCATatgaaggaggaggaggaggaggaggaggaggaggatggttGTGTAGAGGATAAGGTGCTCCGGgggaaaaaaaataaagaaacaTGACACGCTATTTAGAGTGGGTAATAGTGTTACTACTATCGTCGTTCATCCTATCCTCTTAATCCCTCCAACCAAATAAAAAATAGAGTCATCCCTGATCTTAACGAAACACTAACCGTAACGATTTCATTTAAAGAAATAAGGATGGGATCATATCCCTCCCACTCCAACTCAGGACCAAACACACACTCACTTTCCTGTACTACTGCGTCTGCCAATCTATATCGGTGATATGATGAAGCAAGGCGGAGCTACACATATTTATTGATGTCAGCTGACATCGATGATTTCGTGCAAAATCAGTGAGGAATCACTATTTTGCACTGTTCATATGTGGAGCTGACAACTTTGTACAGAGCTGACATCGGTAGTTTGGTCTGCTAGCTCCGCCCCTGTGATGAAGGTAGGTCAGGGCGCTGCGCGCGTGCATAAAGCAAAGCAAAGCTGCTACCTCCCTCCGATCCCTTTGCAATTGCTTTCCTCCTTCCATTCCATCCCATCCATCCATCAGCATCTCGATCGCTATCTAGCAATCTAGACCTAACTAGCTCCTCCATCCATCACCATGCTGGTGCATGTCACAAATTAATTAAGTTGCCCGGCCCGGCCTGGCCTCCTCTTAAAGCAATTCCACAAATGAAGTAGCTAGGCTAGGCCCATAACAGAAATGAGCCCATCTGTACGTATATCCTTCCTAGCTTAATTATCTGAAAACACGCACGCACTACAGGCTGGGGTGATTCCTATATAATAtaatcgatcgatcgatcgaagCGAAATTTACACTGCTAGCTGCAGGACGCTGACAGCCCCCAGCACACAGCTATATTATTAGCTCGTCAATTATTATGCCTCAAAAAACTAAATAATCACGCATGCAGGTCGTCCACGATGATTTCATTTAGTGGTACTCCCTCTCGTGTGGGTCTGCTGGGCACCTATGCGTATGCGCATGCTGGTGGAGCTGGCAGGGATCGCGGGTCACCGTGCATTGGCACGCTCCTGACCGCCAGTAATAACGGTGCTACGGGCATCAATTTTCTTCTTGAAGATGTTACCGTGAGAACATCAATCTAGAGAACAGATCCAGGTGGAAACCAATGAACCGCGTCGTCTTGGAGTCCTTGATGGTGATCTAAACCTGATCTGTTTGCGTAACAGAGATCGACTCAATGCGGTTTCTAGATCGCAGGATGACCGGACATCATAGGACCATCGAGAATCCTTACATCAAGAATTTCTAAGAAGGCCGCTGATGTAAGCTATTTGTTACTGCATGAGAACCAAAGCAAGGTTGAAGGAAGGACGGAGAAGTACTCGTGTAAAGCTTCTGGCTTTGTGGCCAGATGCGTTCATTTGTGATCGTAGACATTTATTTTTGAATGTTCAAGATCAGATTTTTTTCCTTAATCTAAAAGTAGTACTCCATCTGTCTCAAATTATAATTTGTTTTGGTTTtttagatacataatttttctaaatataCTGTACATCTGGATGCATAtaacaaaatatatatatttagttagaaaaattaaaatgaattgtaatttggAACAGATGGAGTAGAATCTTAGTTCACAAATGAAGCTTATATATATTCTAAACGTCATACATTTAAGGCATAGCATGGATATATATTTCTCGCGAATCGTCATACATTTAACATTGCACACGTACAATCAAATCAAACAGAACACGCTTTTCTATAGATATATCATTATAGATAATTGGGACACACAATACACCAAGTACACGGTCGAGGTAGTAGGCATACATGCATATGCACGCGGATCGAGGTGCCGCTGAATGCTTGCTTgcctatttatttatttataatCCCCTGCAGCTTGCTTGCTTATAGATAATACTTCAGTTGCCGTCGTCAGGTGTGCCCGTCGAGTATGCCGGTGGCTTGGGCTTGGGCTTGGGGCCTCCTGGCTGAGGCTCCGGCTTCGGCTTCGGGTAGGGCTGCGGCATGGGCTTTGGTTTGGTGGGTTGTTCTGGAGTTGGTTTTGGATGCGGTGTGGGCTTTGTTGGGTGGTCTGGTTCTGGCTGTGGCTTGGGTTGGTAGGGCTGATGAGGCATGGGTTTCTTGGGCTGGTCGCCGGGTTGTGGCTTAGTATTAGGAGGCTTTGGAGCAACCACCACCGGCTTGTCATCAGCAGAAGCAGAGGCCACCGCGGCCTCATCGGCGGCGGCCACCACCGCCATCACGAGGAGGACGAAGCACAACAGCGTCGTCTTCATCACTAGCTCTCTGGCCTTGTGTGTGTACTGCTTGCTGCTGCTTGTTGTTGCACAGATAGAAATGCAGGACGATCGAGACTATTATTTATAGGCGGATTCAGCTAACCATTGTGGGACGCGTAGGTACGTGCACGCCAGCAGCAGGATCGGATCGGATCGGAACGGATCAAAAGGAAAGCAAGAAAAAGAGGCCGCCCAGCATGCTGGCCGGTAAATAAAGGATCGGACACCTGGCTGGCTCGCTCCATCCATGATCACATAATAAAAAGAATGAACGACTGACTAATTACTAGCTATGGTGTTACATCGCTGTCAATGCATTTACCAGAATGGCGTGGGCCAAGTTACTAAAAAATTATGATCAACCTATTAGAATCTTATATACTTGAGTTATGATAATGCCTCTTGAACTAGGACTTACATGACAGTTTACTATATAATACTATAATTGGGAAAGATGGTTTGAATATATCTCTGGTATCTTGGCAGAATATGTATGCATTTCCACAATGGATAATACATATGGTGGATTACCATAATACACTAATCTAGAAAGATGGATTAACTATATACATTAATCTTATTTTAGCGGCACATATACAATAACTTAGAAACATCACACACTAATGGACATTAGCTTTTTTTAGCCGAATAGAAACATTAACTATATACACTTACATCCGGAATTTGATAGAATCATTCAGAGCTTCTCTCATTCAGTTGCAGCTGGTTGGCTAGATATATATGGAACTCAGATCAATGCACAGTTCCCGTTGGCTGCTCTTAGGTGAGCTCATCTTGCGCAGAACTTGACACAAAGGCCTCATCACCCGAAAACTTCATAGTAACAAGGAGAATACTAAACAATACATTGATTTCAAATTTCTAATATTTACAGGAATCACATTACATGTGGCTATCTAAAATTGTTTAGAAGTTACTAAATGATGGGTAGATATGCATCACTGTGCATACTTTTGTCCGAACTATAGTAACATAGCATTGTGTCGT
The Panicum hallii strain FIL2 chromosome 6, PHallii_v3.1, whole genome shotgun sequence genome window above contains:
- the LOC112898404 gene encoding alpha carbonic anhydrase 8-like; its protein translation is MKTTLLCFVLLVMAVVAAADEAAVASASADDKPVVVAPKPPNTKPQPGDQPKKPMPHQPYQPKPQPEPDHPTKPTPHPKPTPEQPTKPKPMPQPYPKPKPEPQPGGPKPKPKPPAYSTGTPDDGN